Proteins encoded together in one Portunus trituberculatus isolate SZX2019 chromosome 39, ASM1759143v1, whole genome shotgun sequence window:
- the LOC123515738 gene encoding uncharacterized protein K02A2.6-like has protein sequence MVAAAADASTDDVGHVVDLRHVEEEAVRDEEYRLLHECMANDGWGERKDAEPAALRPYFRMRRHLSCQGSIVLYTSDERFPRLVIPAALRRTVLANLHVGHQGRDSMLRKARQSVYWPGIDAEVEQKRRQCQVCEMHTPSQPAEPLLPTPPPQFPFQQAVADLFQLQGNVYIAYADRLTATSSRLITLFRRWFTRFGIPEELSCDGGTNLTSHESRRFFEDWRVTLRISSSHYAQSNGRAEAAVKSAKRLLRGNTTRGGSLDTDSIARAILQYLNTPLHGLDASPAQLLTGRQLRDAIPVESSRYFISEQWGRTLRDRERAMIDTSVNSSIRHDQHAHSLTPLRPGQRARIQNPSSGRWDRVGTVLELSAPRQYLLRLDGSGRASIRNRRHLRPLIGEPQLSDDLTTSHTPVCVTTRRPRRTQRAPRHLDDYVLNSPV, from the exons ATGGTCGCCGCGGCAGCAGACGCCTCTACGGACGATGTGGGTCATGTGGTAGACCTACgtcatgtggaggaggaggcagtcagAGATGAGGAATATCGGCTCCTCCATGAGTGCATGGCCAATGATGGTTGGGGTGAGCGGAAGGACGCCGAGCCGGCCGCGCTACGCCCGTACTTCAGAATGCGGCGGCACTTGTCGTGTCAAGGCAGCATTGTTCTATATACCAGCGATGAGAGATTCCCCCGCCTCGTCATCCCAGCCGCCCTCAGACGCACCGTGCTCGCCAATCTCCACGTCGGTCATCAAGGCAGAGACTCAATGCTTCGCAAAGCCAGGCAGTCTGTATACTGGCCCGGCATCGACGCAGAAGTGGAGCAAAAACGACGCCAGTGCCAGGTGTGCGAGATGCACACGCCCTCTCAGCCAGCCGAGCCGCTCCTGCCCACCCCACCACCCCAGTTCCCGTTTCAACAAGCCGTGGCCGACCTGTTTCAGCTACAAGGCAATGTGTACATCGCCTACGCCGACCGGCTGACAG CCACCAGCTCCCGCCTCATCACGTTGTTCCGGCGGTGGTTCACACGCTTCGGCATCCCTGAAGAGCTCTCATGTGACGGGGGCACCAACCTCACTAGCCACGAGTCAAGAAGGTTCTTCGAGGACTGGCGCGTCACCCTACGAATCTCATCATCCCACTACGCCCAATCTAATGGGCGTGCAGAAGCAGCTGTGAAGTCGGCCAAGAGGCTGCTAAGAGGCAACACAACTCGCGGGGGCTCCTTAGACACCGACAGCATTGCCAGGGCGATCCTCCAGTACCTGAATACACCCCTGCACGGCCTCGACGCATCCCCAGCGCAGCTGCTGACAGGCAGACAGCTGCGAGACGCCATACCCGTGGAGAGCTCCCGCTACTTCATCAGTGAGCAGTGGGGCAGAACACTGCGCGATCGGGAACGTGCCATGATCGACACGTCAGTCAACTCATCCATACGGCACGACCAGCACGCCCACAGCCTGACACCCTTAAGGCCCGGGCAGCGAGCACGCATCCAAAACCCATCCAGCGGGCGGTGGGATCGGGTGGGAACCGTGCTCGAGCTGTCTGCACCCCGCCAGTATCTTCTACGACTCGACGGTAGTGGGAGAGCGTCCATACGAAATAGACGTCATCTTCGTCCTCTCATCGGTGAACCACAGCTGTCGGATGATTTGACTACGTCCCATACACCTGTGTGCGTCACCACACGACGGCCTCGTCGCACCCAGCGAGCACCAAGGCACCTTGATGATTATGTCTTGAACTCTCCTGTTTAG